One Salvia miltiorrhiza cultivar Shanhuang (shh) chromosome 6, IMPLAD_Smil_shh, whole genome shotgun sequence genomic window, AATGTTATTCTGTTTTCCCCGAAAAGATTTTAAAGAGGCTCAGTCAGCACCATTTTGTATGCAAGGGttataggttttttttttcttttcgtttcATTTACTATCAATAAAATCGTAATTTAATAGAGAGTTTGGAATTGAGTTCttattatttgtttttctgAATTGGATGTCGAATTTAGCATTTTCTCTTTATATATCTCTTTACCCCATTTTCAACCCTTAACATGTCTCAAGAGCTTATGAGTTCTCAagcatttgaaaataataaagagagataaattgaaaagttatatgatggaaataataaatcatgataagttattactattataaaatatttgttgcttataaaattattaaaaaaataggtCGGAGgttgaggaacttatttttgagGAATCTTATAGATCTACAAATATAGATTGTAACTCCATACGACAGTCGTAGAGATATTTATTTGTTAAACGATTTAGAAGCATTGTTGAGCAGTCCTGTTGATGTTGCAGAGGCAGGGTTGATGGCTTTCCTTATCTTGACAACATTCCAAGCAGTGGCCGCACAATGCCCTGCAGTTGCAAACGCGTGCTCCGTCGTCTCTCCAGCGCTCTCTCCGTACCTATTAGTGACGGCCGTTGTGACGGCGCCGGAGGTGGCTCGCATTGCTTGCTTTTCAGCTGCTTCAGCTGCGTCCATTATTTTGTCTGTGGATTCACAAACTCATTTTAAACATTTACAAGAAATATTGTGTACTCGTATGCAGTCACACAAGTTTTGAAAGGAACTTACTAAGTGCATCAAGGGAAGCCAAGAGCACCTCTCCAGGCACCATAGACAAGAAGGCCTTTCCAGGTCGAGATTTAACAATTGGCGCCATCACTGAACCAGAAGCACCCTCAACTACACTAAGCGTGCTTTTGCTCAATTTCTCTGTCATCTTCGACAATTTCCTCGCGCTGCCGCAAACTATTTATGAGTCCACTAATAAAATACTGCTTATtttgagattaaaaaaaatactccatctgtccatgAAATGTTGTTCTAATTTATCATTtgggtccgtccacaaaaagttgtcataatatatttttagtaaatttgtgggtctctttctctactcactaacttaattaactttttcaatttttcttcatTTGTGGCCCTTTTCTCCACTAACTAAATAAACGacataaattttcttaaaactcctCCCTTAGGATAACATTTCGTGAACAAATGgaatagtaattaataaaaaatgactattttatctctttttttttaatctgtattagtaattttttttatcttcgtAAATGTCTATTTTCATGTATATTTTAACTCAAATAACTTtttgatatataaaattttgtattttccaTTTTCATGGACTATTGTGAGAGAAGATACATACCGTTTCAAGCTTTTGTTGAGGGAGCCCTTGCTTTGATTTGGTCCATTGCTATTGCTTTTTTGAATTTGGTTTGGTGCTACTGTGTTCTTCTCCTCGACTGCGCGAATAAGGATTGTTTCCCCTCCTTTCTGCACCTGTTAAGAATCCATTGTCTTTTATAAAGAAGATGCAACTAAAGCTTATTTTGCCATCAAGTTTTCATCTTATTTCTACGTGGATCTAGGGCGGTAAACAAACTCTAGTGAGCTATTCAGTGCTAGGTTCGATAAAAACTCGTGCAAATTTATTTGTGAAGTTCGTTTAATGAAACAAATTAAGCTTGAATATGGTAATATTGGGATCGATAGCTTGTGAATAAGCTCGTTAAATTATTtagtttaaaaatataattaaaattattaataggtacaatttatatttaaatctCTGATGAACTCTATTTGTTGTtggaaaataattattatattatattattatgaataaaattatttattttcaaaagaaataattaatattttaaatacaaatcTAAATTTAAAGCGTTCATTTGAGCTCGATTAAGCTCGTGAGACTTTTAATGTATTTGATAAAACAAAGTTCAATACTCTGACTAGATAATGAAATTTGAGTGTCACGATATTCAATTTGACTCGATTCGATTATACTCCTATCTTGTACCTTCATCATGAATTTTGGATTGTGATACACATTCATCCACTATAGTTGTGCACGGCTCCAATTCTGATTAAAATTAACCGGCTTGTGGCGGCTTCCGAGTTCATTCCCTTGAACCCTTTGAAACGATATCTTAAACgacacaattttattttaaaacatgTGCTTCCCTCCCTTATGACAatatttggtggacggagggaataattcttattaacacacaaaataaaaGGATGGTACCTTATTGGTGTAAGCATTGCTGCATTTGAAGATACCCCTAACAATATGTCCGGTGCCTCCGGCGATAGCCTTCGCCAACAAACTGTTATAACTATCCACCGCCGGCGCAAACTCCTTCCAATCGATATCGCCACTTCTCTTTCCCGACGAACTCGGGCCCGCCGTGAACGAGCAATTCTCCGTCAGAAACGCATCCAAATGCCCCAAAGCACCGCCGCTTGTCTCCGCGAAGGCCACGCCGTAGCTGAGAGGGCGGCCGTCGTTCATCGGCAGCGAGAAGAGGTAGTGCAGAGCGTCAAGCTTCACCACCGGCTCGTCCATGGTCAGCGGCCACTGGAGCTCCGCCCCGACTTTAACGGCGGTGGCCAGCGCCACGTTGCTGTCGGATACTCGTTGGAGCTCGAAGTCGCCGGCGCCGAGCTCGACGGCTTGGCCCTCGTCCATGAGATGAACCCTGCATTCTGGGATTCTCAGAAGAAGATCGTGTCTTACGTTAGTATTAGATGTTTGTTGGATATGAGTGGGCGATGATGAGTTTCTGTGGTTTCTTGATTTCTTTGGCCTGCAACAGTTCATCTTTGATTTCTTTAGGGTTAACGACTGTTAATTTCTTGAAGCAAATAAGAATATATGATAATGTGCAAAGATCGAAATAGAGATGATGAGCTGTGATTGATGCTATAATTAGTGACTTTATTCGCTGCTTCTTGAATAAGTTGATGCCGATTATTCCTTGTTACTTTCGGTGACAGAAGAAATTTTGAGGAGCGCCTTCAAAAAGGTTGAAAAGATGTTGGAAATGGATGATTGGTGCTGGACAGCATCTGATTTTATAGGCTCAAAAAAATTGCTCCACCGaatttgatttcaaaatttGTGTACATCTTATTTTAATTTACGAGTACTTATTTGGttaaatgtgatttttttataaatattcatACGGTttagcaaaataaataaataaatattttaattcattATGGTCCCTTATTTAAAagtattaaaaaatatgtatatatgtactCCATATATcctaaataattgaaaacagaaagaaaaaaataaacaacaaaatccATATGGCTCAAATGGAAAGACACAAAATCAACACACGATATAAAATCaacacaaaaaaataaacaacaaaaaccATATGTACTCCATATAGAATTTTTATATAGGTCTAACAATTGATATATTCGtgtagaatttttttaaaaaaaattataaatgaatatattttttttaatatgtagTAGAAGATGAAATCGGATAGAATTTTAATGTATATCTAATGAAtcaattcaaaatatatttaattggataaagatatttatttataaccCTTATCAAATAGctactatatatatcaaatagatttagtataatatctaatgaattaatattttgttataAGTATATAAGAATATTTAATAgagtgttataaactagagagaagcgagagaatagagaagagaatacgaATGTAGTGTATTCAATATGGAGGCTAAagacctctatttatacaagtaggaagctagggtcttagggagatttcttgatcaacacacataagatatatcttatagatatatttacaacacttccccttgattgaccaatccctaaaacaaaaaatgttgcctcattaaaaccttgctaggaaaatccaatgggacaaaacctagtcgaaggaaaaagagtacaactgcttcccctgaacttgagatcatagaagatctttgagtcgatgcatGCCGATCTCatgtaccaactttctgaatgtcgatgttggtaatgccttggtgaataagtccgccagattatcacttgagcgaatttgttgaacgtcgatatcgccattcttttgaaggtcgtgtgtgtagaagagcttgggagaaatatgcttcgtcctatCGCCTTTGATGTAcccttccttgagttgcgcgatgcaagcagcattgtcttcatataaaacagttggtttggtctttgatgaagctaacccgcacgactcttggatatgactcgtcacgactcttggatatgactcgtcacatttctcaaccatacacattctcgacttgtttcgtggattgcaatgatttcagaatgatttgaggatgttacagtcaaggtttgcttcacagacttccatgatatTGCAGTTCTACCACATGTGAAAACATATCCTGTTTGTGACTTAGtttcatgtggatcggataaaaatcctgcatccgaataccccactagagtattatcataattttcttgataatataatccaaggtcaatggtaccctttagataacgtagaatgtgcttaacaccattccaatgtctcaaagtgggtgcagaactaaatcttgctagaagattaacagaaaaagctatatccggtctagtattattagctAGATAAGTTaacgctccaattgcacttagatatggtacttcaggaccaagtatcgtttcaccctcttcaattggtcgaaatgtatctttcttagtatcaagagatctaacaaccattggtgatgctaatggatgtgcattatccatgtaaaagcgttttaacactttttctgtatatgtggattgatggataaacgttcctccacagatacgttccatttgcaaaccaagacaaaactttgtctttcccaaatctttcatctcaaattctttcttcaaatattcagcagttttattgagctcttcaggagtcccaattaaatttaaatcatcaacataaactgctatgattgcaaatccactttcgattttcttaatgaaaacacaagggcagatatcattattcttgtatccttctttcaaaagatactcgctcagtctattgtaccacatacgaccagactgtttcaacccatacaacgatttttgcagtttaattgaatacatgcttttgggttttgactgcaatccttcagacattttaaatccttcgggaattttcatatatatgtcattatctaatgatccatatagataagcagttactacatccataaggcgcatatcaagcctttgtgacacagccagactaatcaaaaatctaaaagtaatagcgtccattactggagagtatgtttcctcataatcaattcctggtttttgtgagaaaccttgtgctacgaatcttgctctatatctcgtaacttTATTTTTCTCgcttctctttctaacaaagatCCACCTGTATTCAACAtggattttagattccggagttaaGGCTATATTTCCaatactttccggttatcacaggaatttaattctctttctatagtttcttttcactttggccaatcaagttTTTGTTTGCATTTTGCAACAGATTTTAGTTGAGAATCCTCATTTAAAAcatgaagagctatatgaaaggtaaatatatcatcaacaatgatattttctctctctagtatctgatgtaaataatttattgagatctcatgattttcagatacttgtaatttttttgaaattacatAGCTTTCTTTGGTTGATTAGtcattttcgtcattgtttggtttccatctcgcccctttcttttttctaggcatagaatctttggaaccaactggtcgaccatgtttttgacgaattttagactcatttgctgccaaagctatatgtccttcagggacatcaattttagttggagtatttgcagcatgtatgtgagattgtgtcacttttcttgtatctacaaaagcatcaggaatttgatttgcaatcttttgcaaatgaagatcttttcaatttcttgttcacaCTGATTTGTTCTataatcaaaatgtgataagtttttctcattccaagagatttccttgtgcttttctggatgtaTATTTGTTCctcctaatgttggaaatgtAATTTCGTCAAAATAACAATCTGCAAAtcgtgcagtaaataaatcacctgttaaaggttctatataccttataaccgagggtgaatcaaatccaacatatatccccAGTCTTTgttggggacccatttttgttcgttgtgggggggtgcaattgggacttgaaccgcgcaaccaaaagttcgtaagtgaTAAACATCATGTTCTCGGCCAAAGATAATTTGCATTAGGGAGTATTCATGATTGGTTGATGGCCTTAGTCGAAttaatgttgcagcatgtaatatggcatgaccccaagccgtagttgggagttttgatttcataagtaatggtctagcaataatttgaagacgtttaataaatgattccgctaaatcattttgagtatggacatgagctactggatgttcaatctcaattccaatagccatacaatagttatcaaatgcttgagatgtaaactcaccagcattatcatgacgaattcttttaattgaattgtctgggaattgagctcttaattttatgatttgagcaagtagtctagcaaatgctgcatttctagtagaaagcaagcatacatgtgaccatctagaagaagcatcaatcaataccataaagtatcgaaaaggtccacaaggtggatgtataggtccacaaatgtctccttgaattctttctaagaaagatgaagattcagtattaaccttcgtatatgaaggtctaatgactaacttgccttgcgcacaagcatcacatggGAATTCATTTGTAGAGAGAATCTTTTTATTCAtatgttgtgcccatatgaattattgattatttgGCGCATTATAGTTGCTCCACGATGTCCAAATCTATCATGCTTTTTGTATCATTGAACTTTAcgttcatgacatggtttgtctcaattgcttttatgaatgtgtaatacattccagaaggtagtgttgctaatttttcttttgtcagcttatagctTGAAACAAAAAGAATTTATGCAAAGATATTCATTTCTACCTTCCACAATTGCCTCGATGTGGTATCCGTTATTACGGATATtcttgaaacttagtaagtttCTTTTAGACTTACTAGATTACAGtgcattttcaatatctaatttagtatcatttgacataatgatacaagctcttccggagccttcaatgatgtttgattgATGTACCTGATATTGTGTTGACGTTATGCTCGGCTAATGTCAACTtaaggaacttcttcttttgaagaataatatgtgtaGTGGCACTATCACCAAGACAAATCTCATAAGATTCCATATAATATTAGTGTATAGAtgttcatgccttgttaaaaacctctccgcaAAAACCTTATaggaaaaattcggtagaggaaaagagtacaagacatatatatttacgcatatattacactagttgcctcgttaaaaaccttaactaagaaaacctcgtaggaaaaaaacttagtaagggaaaaagagtacaaccattcggCCTTTAGGGCCATTTGACCTTCACGGTCTAATTTTCGAGAGCATGTGATATATATTTCTCttcaagagcatgtaatattcttcaggaatattacttgtgctactttaatagcatcaatttaagatcttgaatgtaatattcttcaggaatactacttgtgctatttaaatagcatcaattatttttcaagatcATTTCTGACATGTCTAATTTTGAAATAAGAGCACAAAAATCATAGAATTTGGCATGGAAAGTGATAACAATAAATTTCAcagtaaataaattgatatcACAAGAATGAATTGAATAAACAAAGGAATTCTTcagaaatctatatataatataaaataccaGTTTTTTTTCCCATCAATTTGATGGCATTTTTGCAATTACAACATTAATTAAGGATAGtattttaagaattaaaagAAAGaggggagagaggagagaggagagaaaaatGTGGGAGAAGTTATCGAAAAGAAGAAAtgcgagagaggagagagaagacacatgagagaaagaaaaaaaattagagagaaaagatgagagaggaaagaaaaaaaggatgattttttgaaaaattaaataattatattttatttattttaaatatatttttatacttcattaaattaaagattatatcatgatttttaatttgagatgTATATTGGAcatattttcaataataatagaatatatacaatacaaatatatatttacacaATATATAAAAGTAGGGGGTAATTGCTCCTAAATACATTATATTTGCTCATTTTCTCGAATTGCACATTAGGAGgcaaattttaaaggtgatgtgcaattccagaaaatgAGCAAAggtaatgtatttaggggcaacctatttattatatgaaaacacagtttgtggtaaaattgtaattaaagaatcaatcaaagggtatttataaaactcaacaaatctcatatattttctctctcctctctcctctcttttctCTTTCATCACAcacattcttcaattttctatactctttctctctctcatattctctttttcatattttgatgatttttttaacaaatcaaattttatttgtaaaaaatattctatatatatcttaaattaaagataaatgcaagatctttgatttggtgtcaaataattattcaactcttttattagtattctaataaa contains:
- the LOC130988564 gene encoding senescence/dehydration-associated protein At4g35985, chloroplastic-like, with product MNCCRPKKSRNHRNSSSPTHIQQTSNTNVRHDLLLRIPECRVHLMDEGQAVELGAGDFELQRVSDSNVALATAVKVGAELQWPLTMDEPVVKLDALHYLFSLPMNDGRPLSYGVAFAETSGGALGHLDAFLTENCSFTAGPSSSGKRSGDIDWKEFAPAVDSYNSLLAKAIAGGTGHIVRGIFKCSNAYTNKVQKGGETILIRAVEEKNTVAPNQIQKSNSNGPNQSKGSLNKSLKRARKLSKMTEKLSKSTLSVVEGASGSVMAPIVKSRPGKAFLSMVPGEVLLASLDALNKIMDAAEAAEKQAMRATSGAVTTAVTNRYGESAGETTEHAFATAGHCAATAWNVVKIRKAINPASATSTGLLNNASKSFNK